A stretch of Electrophorus electricus isolate fEleEle1 chromosome 3, fEleEle1.pri, whole genome shotgun sequence DNA encodes these proteins:
- the fermt1 gene encoding fermitin family homolog 1: protein MVTAAEYGHNSWDLLVQVDQREGDETMKFKIRVKGDLHIGGLMLKLVEKIKAPQDWSDHALWWEQKNSWLLKTHWTLDKYGVQADAALRFTPQHKALCLVLPNMKTIRLTVTFSAVVFKAVVEICRALNIRRSEELSLLKPMDDSKKKKKKDKGKEEAEDDIIDMDNISGPAGTGLYSKTMTATYDPESGTPASATSLWFGENPLTASQPNVPPDELAKMFQPLSMEDKAAINAGWLDSSSSLMEQGIQENDRLLLRFKYHCFFDLNPKYDAVRITQLYEQARWSILLEEIECTEEEMLMFASLQYHICKLTMSAKPVDHSDEPEIDEVEAALAHLETTLEGRSTDRILEDITDIPKLEDTLKLYRPKRLLRTFKDYWFVFRDTSISYYKNKESANGEPIEQLHLRGCEVVPDVNVTEKKFGIKLLLPVADGMNEVYIRCENETQYAKWKAACILASKGKTMAYSSYRTEVKNIQSFLQMKSLAPPPGQASPDVDSMEMNAECFVSPRYTKKYKAKQLTTRILEAHQNISQLSLMDAKMRFIQAWQSLPEFGITYYIVRFRGCKKDEILGVSNNRLIRIDMSTRLPLTTWRFANMKQWNVNWEIRQVAIEFDQNVWVAFTCQSCDCRVVHEYIGGYIFLSTRAKDQNETLDEELFRKLTGGQE from the exons ATGGTCACTGCTGCAGAGTATGGGCATAACTCGTGGGACCTGTTGGTCCAAGTGGACCAGAGGGAAGGAGATGAAACCATGAAGTTCAAAATTCGGGTCAAGGGAGACCTTCACATCGGAGGGCTCATGCTCAAACTCGTGGAGAAGATTA AGGCGCCTCAGGACTGGTCAGATCACGCCCTGTGGTGGGAGCAGAAGAACAGCTGGCTGCTGAAGACCCACTGGACGCTGGACAAGTACGGCGTGCAGGCTGACGCGGCTCTGCGCTTCACTCCGCAGCACAAGGCCTTATGCCTGGTGTTGCCCAACATGAAGACCATCAGACTCACCGTCACCTTCTCAGCGGTGGTCTTCAAGGCTGTAGTGGAGATTTGTCGAGCACTCA ACATAAGAAGATCTGAGGAGTTGTCCCTCCTGAAACCAATGGATGatagcaaaaagaaaaagaagaaagataaGGGAAAAGAGGAAGCTGAGGATGACATAATAGACATGGACAATATCAGTGGCCCAG CTGGCACTGGTCTCTACAGTAAGACCATGACTGCGACATACGACCCTGAGAGTGGGACCCCCGCATCAGCAACAAGTCTGTGGTTTGGGGAAAACCCTCTGACCGCCAGCCAGCCTAATGTACCTCCTGATGAGCTGGCCAAGATGTTCCAGCCACTCAGCATGGAAGACAAAGCAGCCATCAATGCTGG GTGGCTGGACTCTTCCAGTTCCCTAATGGAGCAAGGTATCCAGGAGAATGACAGACTCCTGCTGCGCTTCAAATACCACTGTTTCTTTGACCTCAATCCAAAA TATGATGCAGTGAGAATCACACAGCTGTATGAGCAGGCACGCTGGTCCATTCTGCTGGAGGAGATCGAGTGCACGGAGGAGGAGATGCTGATGTTCGCTTCCCTGCAG TATCACATATGCAAGCTGACCATGTCCGCCAAGCCTGTGGACCATTCAGACGAACCAGAAATTGATGAAGTGGAGGCTGCCCTCGCACATTTAGAGACGACCCTGGAAGGACGGAGCACGGACAGGATTCTA GAAGATATCACAGATATTCCAAAGTTGGAAGATACGCTCAAACTTTATAG GCCCAAGAGACTACTGCGAACATTCAAAGACTACTGGTTTGTGTTCAGAGACACTAGCATTTcttattacaaaaacaaagaatcaGCCAATGGGGAGCCCATTGAACAGCTCCATCTGCGAG GCTGTGAAGTTGTTCCAGATGTCAATGTAACAGAAAAGAAATTTGGCATCAAACTTTTGCTGCCTGTTGCGGATGGGATGAATGAGGTGTATATTCGCTGTGAGAAT GAGACACAGTATGCTAAGTGGAAAGCTGCCTGTATCCTGGCCTCTAAAGGCAAGACGATGGCCTACAGCTCCTACCGCACAGAAGTGAAGAATATCCAGTCCTTCCTGCAGATGAAGAGTTTGGCACCCCCACCTGGCCAGGCATCACCTGATGTGGACTCAATGGAGATGAATGCAGAGTGCTTTGTCTCTCCACGTTACACCAAAAAATACAAGGCCAAACAA TTGACCACACGGATCTTGGAAGCACATCAGAACATTTCGCAGCTTTCCCTCATGGATGCTAAAATGCGCTTCATCCAAGCATGGCAGTCTTTGCCAGAGTTTGGCATTACATACTACATAGTCAG ATTCAGAGGGTGCAAAAAGGATGAGATCCTGGGCGTCTCCAATAATAGGCTGATCCGTATTGACATGTCAACACGCCTGCCACTGACCACATGGCGGTTCGCCAACATGAAGCAGTGGAATGTTAACTGGGAGATCAGACAA GTGGCCATTGAATTTGACCAGAATGTGTGGGTTGCGTTTACCTGTCAGAGCTGTGACTGTCGGGTAGTTCATGAATACATCGGAGGCTACATCTTCCTCTCAACACGTGCCAAAGACCAGAATGAAACACTAGACGAAGAACTCTTCCGCAAACTTACAGGAGGGCAAGAGTGA